A single genomic interval of Gemmatimonadota bacterium harbors:
- a CDS encoding CRTAC1 family protein: protein MNRLRRPVRDCRRIGRSTVARPPSRALPLTLTLVAFGCGADEAGEDARGYVRPPYAERSRVDAASMPVFTDVTVESGIDFVHYTGAYGDKLMPETVGSGVAVLDYDADAAPDLLFVNSADWPGRETGGPPPTMRLYRNRIGATDRTPGSAGTTGPGGAAEPGTTSPEWTWEDVTAAAGLQISVYGMGATVADYDADGDPDIYVTAIGPNLLLRNDDGVFTERAREAGVAGSAEDGRSWSTAAAWLDYDLDGWIDLFQCGYVRWTPETDIYTTIDGVNKSYSTPEQYAGDTCRLYRNRGDGTFADVTARTGVRNPEGKSLGVAIADPDEDGWPDIFVANDTQRNFLYMNDRGTFTDIAVRAGVAYDEIGRARAGMGIDVAEIGGRGRWAIVIGNFAEEPLSLFTRIGDGLYQDRAGRARLTRASLIPLTFGVLFADLDLDADLDLLVANGHIEPTVAAVRRGQSFEQSPQLFLGDGKGVFAEIGSTLGPDFAAPMVARGLVANDLDRDGDLDVVFTANGGRPRVLRNDSPSGNRISLRLRGLHPNLDALGTLLEVHAGGRIQRRYVAARTSYLSHSRPNPALFGLGAGEFADSVVVIWPQYGREGERAVTVLREVRAGSEIDVTQPPRAGSPREVRGPLGNAAAPPGVSVP from the coding sequence ATGAACCGCCTCCGCCGCCCGGTGCGGGACTGCCGCCGGATCGGGCGTTCAACGGTGGCGCGCCCGCCGTCGAGGGCCCTTCCCCTCACGCTGACCCTCGTCGCGTTCGGATGCGGAGCCGACGAGGCCGGTGAAGACGCCCGAGGCTACGTGCGCCCGCCCTACGCCGAACGGTCCCGGGTCGACGCGGCGTCAATGCCGGTGTTCACCGACGTGACGGTCGAGAGCGGCATCGATTTCGTCCACTACACGGGCGCCTACGGCGACAAGCTCATGCCCGAAACGGTCGGTTCCGGCGTGGCGGTCCTCGACTACGACGCCGACGCGGCCCCGGATCTGCTCTTCGTAAACTCGGCCGACTGGCCGGGACGGGAAACGGGCGGGCCCCCACCCACCATGCGCCTCTATCGGAACCGGATCGGCGCGACCGACCGTACGCCGGGATCCGCCGGGACGACCGGACCCGGCGGGGCTGCCGAACCGGGGACGACCTCCCCCGAGTGGACGTGGGAGGACGTGACCGCGGCAGCGGGACTTCAGATATCCGTCTACGGCATGGGCGCGACGGTGGCGGACTACGACGCCGACGGCGACCCCGATATCTACGTAACCGCGATCGGCCCGAACCTCCTCCTCCGCAACGACGATGGTGTCTTTACCGAGCGAGCCCGGGAGGCGGGAGTTGCGGGAAGCGCCGAAGACGGTCGTTCGTGGTCGACCGCCGCGGCCTGGCTCGATTACGACCTCGACGGGTGGATCGACCTCTTCCAGTGCGGCTATGTCCGGTGGACGCCCGAGACCGACATCTACACGACCATCGACGGAGTGAACAAGTCCTATTCGACCCCGGAGCAGTACGCCGGCGACACTTGCCGACTCTACCGCAACCGAGGCGACGGCACCTTCGCCGATGTGACCGCCCGGACCGGTGTCCGGAACCCGGAAGGCAAGAGTCTGGGTGTGGCGATCGCCGATCCCGACGAGGACGGATGGCCGGATATCTTCGTCGCCAACGACACCCAGCGCAACTTCCTCTACATGAACGACCGAGGGACCTTCACCGACATCGCGGTGCGGGCCGGGGTCGCCTACGACGAGATCGGCCGGGCGCGAGCCGGCATGGGGATCGACGTGGCCGAGATCGGGGGCAGGGGCCGCTGGGCGATCGTGATCGGCAATTTCGCAGAGGAACCTCTCTCGCTATTCACCCGGATCGGCGACGGCCTCTACCAGGACCGGGCCGGCCGGGCTCGCCTGACGAGGGCCAGCCTGATCCCGCTGACCTTCGGCGTGCTCTTCGCCGATCTCGACCTCGACGCCGACCTCGATCTGCTGGTTGCGAACGGCCACATCGAACCGACCGTGGCGGCCGTGCGCCGGGGTCAGAGCTTCGAGCAGTCGCCGCAGCTCTTCCTAGGCGACGGGAAGGGCGTGTTCGCCGAGATCGGTTCGACTTTGGGGCCCGACTTCGCCGCCCCGATGGTCGCCAGAGGCCTGGTGGCCAACGATCTCGACCGAGACGGGGACCTTGACGTGGTCTTCACCGCGAACGGCGGACGCCCCCGGGTTCTGCGCAACGATTCACCGAGCGGCAACCGGATCTCCCTTCGTCTGCGCGGGCTCCACCCGAACCTCGACGCCCTGGGGACGCTGCTCGAGGTCCATGCCGGCGGAAGGATCCAGCGCAGGTACGTTGCCGCCCGCACGTCGTACCTCTCGCACTCACGCCCGAATCCTGCGCTCTTCGGGCTCGGGGCCGGCGAGTTCGCCGACAGCGTGGTGGTGATCTGGCCGCAGTACGGACGGGAAGGAGAGCGAGCGGTCACCGTGCTTCGGGAAGTGAGGGCGGGCTCGGAGATCGACGTGACTCAGCCCCCCAGGGCAGGCTCGCCGAGAGAAGTGCGCGGACCGCTTGGCAACGCCGCCGCCCCACCGGGCGTCTCGGTGCCGTGA
- the hutH gene encoding histidine ammonia-lyase, whose protein sequence is MKVGAEGGGAGSREPRAVVVDGRTLTPSQVEAVARAGAPVTLAAEAALSVKASRAALERMLDREEPIYGVSTGFGRLANVRIPRERQRILQVNLVRSHAAGTGTPLPTAQVRAMLLLRANALARGESGCRLAVVERILDLLNNRIHPVIPEVGSVGASGDLAPLAHMALALIGEGSVETAERTEAGDRIEPSRAAMRAAGLEPLDLVEKEGLALVNGTQATTGIGILAVARFGRALDTADVAGAMSLEGLRGTPSPFRSRIHAARPHPGQITSARRLRALLVDSEIRESHRAGDARVQDAYSLRCMPQVHGAAREAYDYAERILATEANSTTDNPLVFAEEGEVVSGGNFHAQIVAQCLDLVAIAAADLASISERRIERLLNPDLSGLPAFLAYDPGICSGMMVAQIAAADALSEMRVLAAPASVDSVSTSAAQEDHVSMGMAAARKIRRSVHLLEVVLAAEVLCATQAIEFQRPLKAGRGVERAFARIRGRIGPYRDDRPLSEDLDAVIEIVAAGELASDALLEPSGQGDGHED, encoded by the coding sequence GTGAAGGTTGGCGCGGAGGGCGGCGGGGCCGGGTCGAGAGAGCCCCGGGCGGTGGTTGTGGACGGACGCACCCTCACTCCCAGCCAGGTGGAGGCGGTCGCCCGCGCAGGAGCGCCGGTTACGCTCGCCGCCGAGGCCGCTCTCAGCGTGAAGGCCTCGCGGGCCGCGCTCGAACGGATGCTCGACCGGGAGGAACCCATCTACGGCGTGAGCACCGGCTTCGGACGCCTCGCGAACGTACGCATTCCCCGAGAGAGACAGCGGATCCTGCAGGTCAACCTGGTGCGCAGCCACGCGGCCGGGACCGGAACGCCCCTGCCGACGGCCCAGGTGCGGGCCATGCTGCTCCTGAGGGCCAACGCGCTGGCCCGCGGCGAATCCGGATGCAGGCTCGCGGTGGTCGAACGTATCCTCGACCTGCTCAACAACCGGATCCATCCCGTGATCCCCGAGGTGGGCTCGGTGGGCGCGAGCGGCGACCTGGCTCCGCTCGCGCATATGGCTCTGGCGCTGATCGGAGAGGGAAGCGTGGAGACTGCGGAACGGACGGAAGCGGGGGACCGGATCGAACCGTCCCGCGCAGCGATGCGCGCAGCTGGTCTGGAACCGCTCGATCTCGTCGAAAAGGAGGGACTCGCACTGGTGAACGGGACTCAGGCGACCACGGGCATCGGCATACTCGCGGTCGCCCGCTTCGGTCGGGCCCTCGACACCGCCGACGTCGCCGGAGCCATGTCGCTCGAAGGGCTCAGGGGCACGCCCAGCCCGTTCCGTAGCCGGATCCACGCCGCCAGACCTCATCCCGGCCAGATCACCTCCGCCCGTCGTCTGCGGGCTCTGCTCGTCGATTCCGAGATCCGCGAGTCGCACCGCGCCGGTGATGCCAGGGTCCAGGACGCCTACTCGCTCCGCTGCATGCCCCAGGTCCACGGAGCGGCCCGCGAAGCGTACGACTACGCCGAACGGATCCTCGCCACCGAGGCCAACTCGACGACGGACAACCCGCTCGTCTTCGCGGAGGAAGGCGAGGTGGTGAGCGGCGGCAACTTCCATGCGCAAATCGTCGCCCAGTGTCTCGATCTCGTCGCGATAGCGGCCGCGGACCTGGCTTCGATCTCGGAACGCCGGATCGAGCGTCTGCTCAACCCCGACCTCTCCGGGCTGCCGGCATTCCTGGCGTACGATCCGGGCATATGTTCGGGGATGATGGTGGCGCAGATCGCCGCGGCCGACGCGCTCTCCGAGATGCGGGTCCTGGCCGCTCCCGCAAGCGTCGATTCCGTTTCGACGAGCGCCGCGCAGGAGGATCACGTATCGATGGGCATGGCGGCCGCGCGCAAGATCCGCCGCAGCGTCCACCTGCTCGAAGTCGTTCTGGCCGCCGAGGTGCTTTGCGCGACGCAAGCCATCGAATTTCAACGACCGCTGAAGGCGGGAAGGGGGGTCGAGCGGGCCTTCGCTCGGATACGGGGCCGGATAGGTCCGTATCGGGACGACCGCCCCCTGTCCGAAGATCTCGACGCCGTGATCGAGATAGTGGCTGCGGGCGAGCTGGCCTCGGACGCCCTGCTCGAGCCGTCGGGGCAGGGCGACGGCCATGAGGATTGA
- a CDS encoding tetratricopeptide repeat protein: MTPGRTAEEDRERSRPSLLSGWLRIWLAVVLGVTAFMVANSLYLTLVRIADWADLAPFALGEEHLPTIYQVMLLGHTGVGFALAALTLVFVVAHLPRVWRRLRRNVALSGALAVTLAVLVVASGLFILTEAASRANAWAWWVHVLGAGALIAAYLMHRAAGTVKFSGSFAVRFAASSAGIALVGFLVHGLSGGTNASPASSVLAEPATEPNPRSGGSPPEPARGVQPGPGTGGPPIPALPSVDSDFFPSPASVASGSLLARGFLTASGWGPDVETVRREVEEQGFARSIIGAGACVTCHPDVSAQWAASAHRFSSFNNPFYVASIDELRSSERTNPWIARHLEVAGKEELKAGVVKSRWCASCHDPALLFTGMMDAEIDRGSVEAQAGLTCLACHTVHSVKDLTGNGNYQLAEMESPYLFSKSPPGSALRQLHDWTLKARPAPHRRALLKPFFREAEFCASCHKVSLDEPVNEYRWLRGQNEFDAWHDSGVAGNAARTFYLPGSVRGCRDCHMPPEPASLGDRAADRDGMVRSHRFLAANTALPFVRGDTAMLRLTEKYLRTGKMRVDLFGVRRGEEDAEGVSLGLGSSAELPAGSTATLEVVVRNLGVGHTFPGGTNDSNEAWLEVVVADSTGTRLAESGTIRGDGRVDSLAHFFRIVAVDSLGERISRRNPQDIRAVVYSNLVGPGSARLAHYRLTVPEELVGTDVLVTVRLLWRKFDRDFTEFAHAANPSGFVDRPFPPELPVTEIAADTVRFAVTGEGARAETVDARTTPGTGAVGLPGSAAPWERFNDYGIALLLEGDTRRASTIFSEVERLAPDRVDGATNLARSALAAGELEAAYDALERAEELDPGNARVAWVWGGALQEDGEYVGAAAAYRRVIEDFPRDRASWRELGRSLYLGGEFEEALEAFDEVLAIDPEDRVAHYHRMLSLRALGREAEATLAQAAYERYAIDESALEITTAFRSRDRGSNNMAQAIRTHELAVRRR, translated from the coding sequence ATGACACCCGGAAGAACGGCAGAGGAAGATAGAGAGCGGAGCCGGCCCTCTCTGCTCTCGGGGTGGCTGAGGATTTGGTTGGCGGTCGTTCTCGGGGTCACCGCCTTCATGGTCGCGAATTCGCTCTACCTCACGCTGGTGCGAATCGCCGATTGGGCCGATCTCGCGCCTTTCGCTCTCGGCGAAGAGCACCTGCCCACGATCTACCAGGTGATGTTGCTGGGACATACCGGGGTCGGGTTTGCGCTGGCCGCTTTGACACTGGTCTTCGTCGTGGCTCATCTGCCTAGGGTTTGGAGACGACTGCGTCGAAACGTGGCGCTGAGCGGCGCCCTCGCGGTGACCTTGGCCGTCCTGGTGGTGGCAAGCGGACTCTTCATCCTCACGGAAGCGGCGAGCCGGGCGAACGCCTGGGCGTGGTGGGTACACGTACTGGGAGCCGGGGCGCTGATCGCCGCCTATCTCATGCACCGAGCTGCCGGCACGGTGAAGTTCAGCGGGTCGTTCGCGGTACGTTTCGCGGCCAGCTCGGCGGGAATCGCCCTGGTCGGCTTTCTCGTCCACGGCCTTTCAGGAGGAACGAACGCGAGCCCGGCGTCTTCGGTCCTTGCGGAACCGGCGACCGAACCGAACCCTCGATCCGGCGGATCGCCGCCCGAGCCCGCGAGAGGGGTGCAGCCCGGACCCGGTACCGGGGGACCACCTATCCCGGCGCTCCCGTCGGTGGACAGTGACTTCTTCCCTTCGCCTGCAAGCGTCGCCTCGGGCTCCTTGCTCGCCCGGGGCTTCCTCACGGCCTCGGGATGGGGACCGGACGTGGAGACCGTCCGACGCGAAGTGGAGGAGCAGGGCTTCGCGCGGTCGATTATCGGCGCGGGCGCGTGCGTGACCTGCCATCCCGACGTGTCCGCTCAGTGGGCGGCCTCGGCTCATCGCTTCTCATCTTTCAACAACCCTTTCTACGTCGCGAGCATCGACGAGCTCAGAAGTTCCGAAAGAACGAACCCCTGGATCGCGAGACATCTCGAAGTGGCGGGAAAGGAAGAGTTGAAGGCGGGCGTCGTCAAGAGCAGGTGGTGCGCGAGCTGCCACGACCCGGCTCTTCTCTTCACCGGGATGATGGACGCGGAAATCGACCGAGGTTCGGTCGAAGCCCAGGCCGGCCTCACATGTCTGGCATGCCACACCGTCCATTCGGTCAAGGACCTGACCGGCAACGGCAACTACCAGCTGGCCGAGATGGAATCGCCCTACCTCTTCTCGAAATCCCCTCCTGGAAGCGCGCTCCGCCAGCTCCACGACTGGACCCTCAAGGCTCGCCCGGCCCCGCACCGGCGGGCGTTGCTGAAGCCCTTCTTCAGGGAGGCCGAGTTCTGCGCAAGCTGTCACAAGGTGAGCCTGGACGAGCCGGTGAACGAGTACCGCTGGCTGCGTGGTCAGAACGAGTTCGACGCCTGGCACGACAGCGGTGTGGCCGGCAATGCGGCCCGAACCTTTTATCTGCCGGGGTCGGTGCGCGGTTGCCGCGACTGCCACATGCCTCCCGAGCCCGCTTCGCTCGGAGACCGTGCGGCTGATCGGGACGGCATGGTCAGGTCTCACCGCTTCCTGGCGGCCAACACAGCGCTTCCCTTCGTCCGCGGCGACACGGCGATGCTGCGTCTGACCGAGAAATACCTGAGGACCGGTAAGATGCGGGTCGATCTCTTCGGGGTTCGCCGGGGGGAGGAGGATGCGGAGGGCGTCTCGCTCGGACTGGGCTCATCGGCCGAGCTGCCGGCGGGGTCGACGGCGACTCTGGAGGTCGTGGTGCGCAATCTGGGAGTCGGCCATACCTTCCCAGGGGGCACGAACGACTCCAACGAGGCGTGGCTGGAGGTGGTCGTCGCCGACTCGACCGGCACCCGCCTGGCGGAGAGCGGAACGATCAGGGGTGACGGCCGGGTGGACTCGCTCGCCCACTTCTTCCGTATCGTCGCGGTGGACTCGCTGGGCGAGCGCATCTCTCGTCGTAATCCGCAGGACATCCGCGCCGTCGTCTACTCGAATCTCGTCGGACCCGGAAGCGCCCGCTTGGCCCACTACCGCCTGACCGTGCCGGAGGAGCTCGTCGGCACGGACGTGCTGGTCACCGTCAGGCTCCTTTGGCGCAAGTTCGACCGTGACTTCACCGAGTTCGCCCATGCCGCCAACCCGTCGGGATTCGTCGATCGACCGTTTCCCCCTGAACTGCCGGTCACCGAGATCGCAGCGGATACCGTCCGATTCGCCGTCACGGGGGAGGGTGCGCGGGCGGAGACGGTCGATGCGCGGACGACTCCCGGCACCGGGGCCGTCGGGCTCCCTGGTTCCGCAGCTCCTTGGGAGCGATTCAACGACTACGGAATCGCTCTCCTACTCGAAGGCGACACCCGCAGGGCTTCGACGATCTTCTCCGAGGTGGAAAGGCTCGCGCCCGACCGTGTGGACGGGGCGACGAACCTGGCGCGCTCCGCTCTCGCGGCCGGCGAACTCGAAGCCGCCTACGACGCGCTGGAAAGGGCCGAGGAGCTCGACCCCGGCAATGCCCGCGTGGCGTGGGTGTGGGGCGGCGCCCTCCAGGAGGACGGCGAGTACGTAGGTGCCGCGGCAGCCTACCGCAGGGTGATCGAGGACTTCCCTCGAGACCGTGCGAGCTGGCGGGAGCTGGGCCGTTCGCTCTACCTGGGTGGAGAGTTCGAAGAAGCCCTGGAAGCTTTCGATGAGGTGCTCGCGATCGATCCGGAGGACCGGGTCGCGCACTACCACCGCATGCTCTCCCTGCGGGCCTTGGGTCGAGAGGCGGAGGCGACGCTTGCTCAGGCCGCCTACGAACGCTACGCCATCGACGAATCGGCGCTTGAAATCACCACCGCTTTCAGGTCTCGCGACCGGGGGAGCAACAACATGGCGCAGGCGATTCGGACCCATGAGCTCGCGGTGAGGCGGAGATGA
- a CDS encoding TonB-dependent receptor, whose product MALVAFAPAMVGELVAQSQTTSAIRGTVLSEGDVPMGEAAVTARHTGTGVEKTVLTDSRGRFLILLLQPGGPYELTVSYIGYAELRLEGIRLQVGATEDLTLYLSQRAITLEGISVEADRANIFNPSQVGPSTLLNERLVESVPILSRDVMELANLSPLVKTTEDGGFSIGGQNDRYNQVLIDGVANKDLFGLTSAGVPGGQAGAKMLPIDAVAQYEVLVAPYDVRLSGFAGGVMNAVTKVGTNEWEFSGFAVGRHEAVMGDLFLPTGPVAASGVDRQLVGFSAGGPIVENRAHFFVSTEFEARDQPPTGFNVGRDAAALTQLTGTAIGDFSNYFNASHGVDVGDPGPYLLGQELGNVFGRVDAALSDRHRLLVRNVFAVAGNDETPNRTAFEAYELSSNSVRRTALNNVFTAQLISQVGANAGNELEFSYQFTRDGTDPVSDFPQLEVNLRSPAGDGNTYSRALRAGSQFFAHKNDLRQASYRLRNTFTIPNSRGSRYTIGITAALNTINHLYLPGASGDYYFASMDDVRNNAPQRYQRTILRPGQSEDIAFSVLETGAYVQNEIDAGKGLTLHFGLRADVPLLLDVPERNVPFDEQLGRTTTFVIVPEGRYDTSKRPSVAVMLSPRFGFNWQSEGELTTQVRGGAGYFTGQLPYVWLSNAFHYNGLRTTTMVCNGRWNDDPLSGNTSPRFDPTTLHDTCLNGNPEFVSPIVVFHEDFVYPRYYKFSAMVDHEFTSRLSGSLGFLFSHARNQVTVEEKNLGSPTRDLGPLEGYGGLERPHYGNATNLGFEPNRDFDDFDHVLMVKNEGRDWTYSFTAEARGAITDALAFQAGYSYARSFDKQSLTEVDMISNFGFNATGGNVNDPLLRTSNFDRPHKFVAALYGRPLPGVPTELGIFYNAQSGLPFTYVYRGDLNGDGYPSVGPAFDRFNDALYVPNEAGEVPASFLTTALLAHALDADPCLAANRGDILDRNACRAPWQQNLDLRVAHPIRAGGADVRIELDMINLLSFFDPSWGRVQSIRSVVPLLEPVGRAASFGGPGELFSRWSGGALPAQNAEGNLEAAAPWSVLTPDSQWQAQLGVKVSLGGRR is encoded by the coding sequence ATGGCGCTCGTGGCGTTCGCTCCGGCCATGGTCGGCGAGCTCGTCGCACAGTCCCAGACCACCTCGGCCATCCGCGGAACCGTCCTATCGGAGGGCGATGTTCCCATGGGCGAAGCTGCGGTCACGGCGCGCCACACCGGAACCGGGGTGGAGAAAACGGTACTGACCGACTCGCGCGGGCGGTTCCTGATCCTGCTGCTCCAGCCCGGCGGCCCCTACGAACTCACCGTCAGCTACATCGGCTACGCCGAGCTCCGGCTTGAAGGTATACGGCTCCAAGTGGGCGCGACCGAGGATCTCACGCTTTACCTCAGCCAGCGAGCGATCACCTTGGAGGGGATCAGCGTCGAAGCCGATCGCGCCAACATCTTCAATCCGAGCCAGGTGGGTCCCTCCACCTTGTTGAACGAGCGTCTCGTGGAGTCGGTCCCCATCCTGTCGCGCGACGTCATGGAGCTCGCCAACCTCTCGCCGCTGGTGAAGACGACCGAGGACGGCGGCTTTTCCATCGGCGGCCAAAACGACCGCTACAACCAGGTACTCATCGACGGTGTGGCCAACAAGGACCTCTTCGGGCTGACATCCGCAGGCGTACCGGGGGGTCAGGCCGGCGCTAAGATGCTCCCCATCGACGCCGTCGCGCAGTACGAGGTGCTGGTCGCTCCCTACGACGTGCGCCTCTCCGGCTTCGCGGGCGGGGTCATGAACGCGGTGACCAAGGTGGGAACCAACGAATGGGAGTTCAGCGGCTTCGCGGTCGGGCGCCACGAGGCCGTAATGGGCGACCTCTTCCTTCCCACCGGACCGGTCGCGGCCTCGGGCGTCGACCGGCAGCTCGTCGGGTTCAGCGCCGGCGGTCCCATCGTCGAGAACAGGGCTCACTTCTTCGTCTCGACGGAATTCGAGGCTCGCGATCAGCCGCCCACCGGCTTCAACGTCGGTCGGGACGCGGCCGCCCTCACCCAATTGACGGGCACGGCCATCGGCGATTTCAGCAACTACTTCAACGCCAGCCACGGAGTCGATGTCGGCGACCCGGGTCCGTACCTCCTCGGCCAGGAGCTCGGCAACGTCTTCGGCAGGGTCGATGCCGCGCTCAGCGACCGGCACCGGCTTCTGGTGCGCAACGTCTTTGCGGTGGCGGGCAACGACGAAACCCCCAACCGTACCGCGTTCGAGGCTTACGAACTCTCCTCGAACTCGGTTCGCCGGACCGCTCTCAACAACGTCTTCACCGCTCAGCTCATCAGCCAGGTGGGCGCGAACGCCGGAAACGAGCTCGAGTTCAGCTATCAGTTCACCAGAGACGGAACCGATCCGGTTTCGGACTTCCCCCAATTGGAGGTCAACCTCCGCTCCCCGGCGGGCGACGGCAACACGTACAGTCGGGCACTTAGGGCCGGTTCGCAGTTCTTCGCGCATAAGAACGACCTGCGTCAGGCCAGCTACCGCCTGCGGAACACCTTCACCATCCCCAACTCCAGGGGAAGCCGATACACGATCGGCATCACCGCGGCGCTCAACACCATAAACCACCTCTACCTGCCCGGAGCCTCCGGGGACTACTACTTCGCCAGCATGGACGATGTGCGCAACAACGCTCCACAGCGGTATCAGCGCACCATTCTTCGACCAGGCCAATCCGAGGACATCGCCTTCTCCGTTCTCGAAACCGGCGCCTACGTGCAGAACGAGATAGATGCGGGCAAGGGGCTCACCCTGCATTTCGGCCTGCGGGCCGACGTTCCTTTGCTCCTCGACGTACCGGAACGCAATGTTCCCTTCGACGAGCAGCTCGGACGTACCACCACGTTCGTCATCGTACCGGAAGGTCGCTACGACACCTCGAAGAGGCCGAGCGTCGCGGTCATGCTCTCTCCGCGCTTCGGCTTCAACTGGCAGAGCGAGGGCGAGCTCACGACCCAGGTTCGTGGAGGGGCCGGATATTTCACAGGTCAGCTCCCCTACGTCTGGCTCTCCAACGCTTTCCACTACAACGGTCTGCGCACGACCACCATGGTCTGCAACGGGCGTTGGAACGACGATCCGCTCTCAGGCAACACCTCTCCACGCTTCGATCCGACGACTCTCCATGACACCTGCCTGAACGGGAACCCGGAGTTCGTGAGTCCCATCGTGGTGTTCCACGAGGACTTCGTATATCCGCGCTACTACAAGTTCTCGGCGATGGTGGATCACGAGTTCACGAGCAGGCTGAGCGGATCGCTGGGCTTCCTCTTCAGCCACGCACGCAACCAGGTGACCGTGGAGGAGAAAAATCTCGGCTCCCCCACGAGAGATCTCGGGCCCCTCGAGGGCTACGGAGGGCTCGAGCGGCCGCACTACGGCAACGCCACCAATCTGGGCTTCGAGCCGAACCGCGACTTCGACGACTTCGATCATGTGCTGATGGTGAAGAACGAGGGCCGGGACTGGACATATTCGTTCACCGCCGAGGCACGCGGGGCGATCACCGACGCCCTCGCCTTTCAGGCCGGATACTCGTACGCGCGCTCCTTCGACAAGCAGAGCCTGACCGAGGTCGACATGATCTCCAATTTCGGGTTCAACGCCACCGGCGGCAACGTCAACGACCCGCTCCTGCGCACTTCGAATTTCGACCGTCCGCACAAGTTCGTGGCGGCCTTGTACGGTCGGCCCCTACCGGGCGTTCCGACCGAGTTGGGCATCTTCTACAACGCCCAGTCAGGGCTTCCGTTCACCTATGTGTACCGCGGCGATCTGAACGGCGACGGCTATCCCTCGGTGGGGCCGGCTTTCGACCGTTTCAACGACGCCCTCTACGTACCGAACGAAGCCGGCGAGGTCCCGGCCTCCTTCCTGACCACGGCTCTTCTGGCGCACGCGCTCGATGCGGATCCCTGTCTGGCCGCCAACCGCGGTGACATTCTCGACCGGAACGCCTGCAGGGCGCCCTGGCAGCAAAACCTCGACCTGCGTGTCGCCCATCCCATCCGGGCGGGAGGAGCCGACGTCAGGATCGAATTGGACATGATCAACCTTCTTTCCTTCTTCGATCCCTCCTGGGGGCGGGTGCAGTCCATCCGCAGCGTGGTTCCCCTGCTCGAGCCCGTCGGCCGGGCCGCCTCGTTCGGGGGGCCGGGAGAGCTCTTCTCAAGATGGTCCGGAGGCGCCCTGCCCGCCCAGAACGCCGAAGGCAATCTGGAGGCCGCCGCGCCGTGGTCGGTGCTGACCCCGGATTCCCAGTGGCAGGCCCAGCTCGGGGTCAAGGTGAGCCTGGGAGGACGCAGGTAA